From Penaeus vannamei isolate JL-2024 chromosome 12, ASM4276789v1, whole genome shotgun sequence, the proteins below share one genomic window:
- the LOC113808955 gene encoding probable serine/threonine-protein kinase yakA isoform X5, with translation MSVLNLSEDMVECPLCMEPLEMDDLNFFPCTCGYQICRFCWHRIRTDENGLCPACRKAYPENPADFKPLSHEELQRIRQEKRQKDAQRKQKVTENRKHLANVRVVQKNLVFVVGLSTRLADAETLKKPDYFGKFGKIHKVVINHSTSYAGSQGPSASAYVTYQRAEDALRAIQAVNNIHVDGRTLKASLGTTKYCSHFMKNQQCPKPDCMYLHELGDESASFTKEEMQQGKHQEFEKKLQDHYLGISSSEKNSSNPIPTPQPATSGNTTSSSSKRSAMGGGKENTAPKEQPAAALTPDPDSGEAWPSLNAIATKESKKSKGSKGDRSNSSAKHTDTDEHNNNNKKGNKERERERSNNTRSSNGSSASSSCSTVSNSSSSSNSSTSGSSSSSSNGLGVDMVNHSVSPVVTSSPSSAHESCTSSASTTPPPSFDTPIIPPSPPPSSTSPMPVSCAGEIPQEESSPLPTPPSSLSSSSEPSSSLPLPQQFSRSAAAAASLFSDNSNSFFSSGPSLPLQRATPPLPPASSPQQQQQLHNSHTNSQQHHQHQQQQHQQQQQQQQQQQQQQQQQQQQQQQQQQQQQQQQQQQQQQQQQQQQQQQQQQQQQQQQQHQQQQQQQQQQQQQHQQPHTLHSAAPGMYWASKSEVFNMDSVFSSQNRSSNTWNCIFDFEKGEDIPGISNLVDDELGFDPFEETNKALAEDIKIEQKQQQLQRHQQQLQQNQHNQHQNPHQHPHLQRQQQQQQQQQQQQLRQGLKSMLDYSTPSGQSRARLPPPGFNGLNSFNSFGMPRQNQPEPSKLLPPFLSGLTGNPSLGTQGLGSQPGVPPLNGMVNSNGLGIPPGLGGNILGGGNMSGLGNGGLLGGLGNGLPPHLLPPASLLGMDTPLSASQGPPGIGMPKGDAFLLKDLENGLRNIFPAISSVSTMNTLNTVNTLNSLSGAANNPTSQNNPLTSFLNMAHHHQQQQQQHQHQQHQHQQQQQHPSQHSLLHQLTMSSLANSHKAWSNSGAPDLTVLDPAIVSSGQLTDSRSDSPPHWMKTMEQLTEGGPHPLWNNLLPCNLTSGGLPSGLGPHTGPAGTAAPTQRSVAPMWPPTSPPPGFNNISPLHHPKQHEPHKIDNL, from the exons ATGTCGGTGCTAAACTTAAGTGAGGATATGGTGGAGTGCCCACTATGTATGGAGCCGTTGGAGATGGACGACCTAAACTTCTTCCCGTGTACGTGCGGGTACCAAATATGTCGGTTCTGTTGGCATCGGATCCGGACAGACGAGAATGGTCTCTGCCCCGCCTGTCGGAAGGCCTACCCTGAAAACCCTGCAGACTTCAAGCCCTTATCGCATGAAGA ACTGCAGCGAATAAGGCAGGAAAAGCGTCAAAAGGATGCGCAACGTAAGCAAAAGGTGACGGAGAACCGAAAACACCTCGCCAATGTCCGTGTGGTGCAGAAGAACCTCGTGTTTGTGGTTGGTCTCTCTACGCGGCTAGCAGATGCGGAG acgTTAAAGAAACCAGATTACTTTGGGAAATTTGGAAAAATTCATAAAGTTGTTATAAACCACAGCACTAGTTATGCCGGGTCTCAG GGTCCAAGTGCATCAGCGTACGTCACCTATCAACGTGCAGAGGATGCACTTAGAGCTATCCAAGCTGTAAATAACATCCACGTGGATGGGCGGACGTTGAAGGCCTCCCTTGGTACCACCAAGTACTGCTCCCACTTCATGAAGAACCAGCAGTGCCCTAAACCAGACTGCATGTATCTTCATGAATTAG GAGATGAATCGGCAAGCTTTACGAAGGAGGAGATGCAGCAGGGTAAACATCAAGAGTTTGAAAAGAAGCTTCAAGACCATTACTTAGGGATATCTTCATCTGAAAAAAATAG CAGCAACCCAATACCCACACCACAACCAGCCACCTCAGGAAATACCACTTCAAGTTCTAGTAAGCGTTCAGCaatgggtgggggtaaggagaaTACGGCCCCAAAAGAACAGCCGGCGGCAGCCCTTACCCCCGATCCCGACTCAGGCGAGGCATGGCCTTCTCTCAACGCAATAGCCaccaaagaaagtaaaaaatccaAAGGCAGTAAAGGTGATAGAAGTAATAGCTCGGCAAAACACACCGATACAgatgagcataataataataacaaaaa aggaaataaggaaagagaaagagaaagatctaaTAACACAAGAAGCAGCAATGGCAGCAGTGCCAGCAGTAGCTGTAGCACTGtcagcaacagtagcagtagcagcaatagcagcaCAAGTGGCAGTAGTAGCAGCTCAAGTAACGGTCTGGGAGTGGATATGGTGAACCACAGTGTGAGTCCTGTGGTGACATCGTCTCCATCCTCGGCACACGAGAGCTGCACCTCATCTGCCTCAACAACACCGCCACCTTCATTTGAtacccccatcatccctccctcacctcctcccagtTCCACGTCCCCCATGCCGGTATCCTGCGCGGGGGAGATCCCTCAGGAGGAGTCGTCCCCCTTACCCACACCGCCCTCGTCCCTATCGTCATCCTCAGaaccctcttcatctctcccgcTACCACAACAGTTTTCACGCTCGGCTGCCGCGGCTGCTTCACTCTTTTCGGACAACAGCAACAGTTTCTTTTCCTCTGGGCCTTCTCTTCCACTACAGCGAGccacaccaccacttccaccagcCTCGTccccacaacaacagcaacagctccACAACAGTCACACTAACagtcaacaacatcatcaacatcaacaacaacaacatcaacagcagcagcagcaacaacaacaacaacaacagcaacaacaacagcagcagcaacagcaacaacaacagcagcaacaacaacagcaacaacaacaacaacaacaacagcagcagcaacaacagcaacaacagcagcagcagcaacaacaacagcaacaacaacaacaacatcaacaacagcagcagcagcagcaacaacaacagcaacagcatcagcaGCCACATACACTGCACAGTGCTGCCCcaggtatgt aTTGGGCCAGTAAATCAGAAGTATTCAATATGGACAGTGTGTTTTCCTCCCAGAATCGCTCAAGTAACACTTGGAACTGTATATTTGATTTTGAAAAGGGTGAAGATATTCCAGGGATCAGTAATTTAGTTGACGATGAACTTGGTTTCGATCCATTTGAAGAAACTAACAAAGCACTAGCAGAAGatataaaaatagaacaaaagcaacaacaactacagcggCACCAGCAGCAACTCCAACAGAACCAACACAACCAACACCAAAATCCGCATCAGCATCCACATCTTCAacggcaacagcagcagcaacaacagcaacagcaacaacaattaagACAAGGGTTAAAATCAATGCTGGACTACTCGACTCCCAGCGGACAGTCTCGTGCCAGATTGCCACCTCCAGGTTTCAATGGCCTCAACAGCTTCAACTCCTTCGGAATGCCTAGACAGAATCAGCCCGAGCCCAGTAAACTCTTACCGCCATTCCTCAGTGGTCTAACGGGCAATCCTAGCTTAGGGACACAAGGACTGGGGTCCCAGCCTGGGGTGCCGCCTCTAAATGGCATGGTGAATTCCAATGGCCTAGGGATACCTCCGGGCCTGGGCGGAAACATCCTGGGCGGGGGTAACATGAGCGGGCTTGGGAATGGGGGTCTCCTGGGTGGCCTTGGAAATGGCCTGCCTCCACACCTCCTACCGCCCGCGTCCCTTCTAGGTATGGACACGCCTCTCAGTGCCTCACAAGGTCCTCCAGGTATAGGAATGCCCAAAGGAGATGCATTCCTCCTCAAAGATCTTGAGAATGGTCTTCGCAATATATTCCCAGCCATAAGTTCCGTTAGCACTATGAACACACTCAATACTGTCAACACACTCAACTCTCTGTCTGGAGCGGCCAACAACCCGACCTCACAAAATAATCCTCTTACAAGCTTCTTAAACATggctcaccaccaccaacagcagcaacagcagcatcaacaccaGCAGCACCaacaccagcagcagcaacagcatccTTCTCAGCATTCTCTTCTGCATCAGCTGACAATGAGCTCTCTGGCAAATTCCCACAAAG cATGGAGCAACAGTGGTGCTCCTGAC
- the LOC113808955 gene encoding probable serine/threonine-protein kinase yakA isoform X4 has product MSVLNLSEDMVECPLCMEPLEMDDLNFFPCTCGYQICRFCWHRIRTDENGLCPACRKAYPENPADFKPLSHEELQRIRQEKRQKDAQRKQKVTENRKHLANVRVVQKNLVFVVGLSTRLADAETLKKPDYFGKFGKIHKVVINHSTSYAGSQGPSASAYVTYQRAEDALRAIQAVNNIHVDGRTLKASLGTTKYCSHFMKNQQCPKPDCMYLHELGDESASFTKEEMQQGKHQEFEKKLQDHYLGISSSEKNSSSNPIPTPQPATSGNTTSSSSKRSAMGGGKENTAPKEQPAAALTPDPDSGEAWPSLNAIATKESKKSKGSKGDRSNSSAKHTDTDEHNNNNKKGNKERERERSNNTRSSNGSSASSSCSTVSNSSSSSNSSTSGSSSSSSNGLGVDMVNHSVSPVVTSSPSSAHESCTSSASTTPPPSFDTPIIPPSPPPSSTSPMPVSCAGEIPQEESSPLPTPPSSLSSSSEPSSSLPLPQQFSRSAAAAASLFSDNSNSFFSSGPSLPLQRATPPLPPASSPQQQQQLHNSHTNSQQHHQHQQQQHQQQQQQQQQQQQQQQQQQQQQQQQQQQQQQQQQQQQQQQQQQQQQQQQQQQQQQQQQHQQQQQQQQQQQQQHQQPHTLHSAAPGMYWASKSEVFNMDSVFSSQNRSSNTWNCIFDFEKGEDIPGISNLVDDELGFDPFEETNKALAEDIKIEQKQQQLQRHQQQLQQNQHNQHQNPHQHPHLQRQQQQQQQQQQQQLRQGLKSMLDYSTPSGQSRARLPPPGFNGLNSFNSFGMPRQNQPEPSKLLPPFLSGLTGNPSLGTQGLGSQPGVPPLNGMVNSNGLGIPPGLGGNILGGGNMSGLGNGGLLGGLGNGLPPHLLPPASLLGMDTPLSASQGPPGIGMPKGDAFLLKDLENGLRNIFPAISSVSTMNTLNTVNTLNSLSGAANNPTSQNNPLTSFLNMAHHHQQQQQQHQHQQHQHQQQQQHPSQHSLLHQLTMSSLANSHKAWSNSGAPDLTVLDPAIVSSGQLTDSRSDSPPHWMKTMEQLTEGGPHPLWNNLLPCNLTSGGLPSGLGPHTGPAGTAAPTQRSVAPMWPPTSPPPGFNNISPLHHPKQHEPHKIDNL; this is encoded by the exons ATGTCGGTGCTAAACTTAAGTGAGGATATGGTGGAGTGCCCACTATGTATGGAGCCGTTGGAGATGGACGACCTAAACTTCTTCCCGTGTACGTGCGGGTACCAAATATGTCGGTTCTGTTGGCATCGGATCCGGACAGACGAGAATGGTCTCTGCCCCGCCTGTCGGAAGGCCTACCCTGAAAACCCTGCAGACTTCAAGCCCTTATCGCATGAAGA ACTGCAGCGAATAAGGCAGGAAAAGCGTCAAAAGGATGCGCAACGTAAGCAAAAGGTGACGGAGAACCGAAAACACCTCGCCAATGTCCGTGTGGTGCAGAAGAACCTCGTGTTTGTGGTTGGTCTCTCTACGCGGCTAGCAGATGCGGAG acgTTAAAGAAACCAGATTACTTTGGGAAATTTGGAAAAATTCATAAAGTTGTTATAAACCACAGCACTAGTTATGCCGGGTCTCAG GGTCCAAGTGCATCAGCGTACGTCACCTATCAACGTGCAGAGGATGCACTTAGAGCTATCCAAGCTGTAAATAACATCCACGTGGATGGGCGGACGTTGAAGGCCTCCCTTGGTACCACCAAGTACTGCTCCCACTTCATGAAGAACCAGCAGTGCCCTAAACCAGACTGCATGTATCTTCATGAATTAG GAGATGAATCGGCAAGCTTTACGAAGGAGGAGATGCAGCAGGGTAAACATCAAGAGTTTGAAAAGAAGCTTCAAGACCATTACTTAGGGATATCTTCATCTGAAAAAAATAG tAGCAGCAACCCAATACCCACACCACAACCAGCCACCTCAGGAAATACCACTTCAAGTTCTAGTAAGCGTTCAGCaatgggtgggggtaaggagaaTACGGCCCCAAAAGAACAGCCGGCGGCAGCCCTTACCCCCGATCCCGACTCAGGCGAGGCATGGCCTTCTCTCAACGCAATAGCCaccaaagaaagtaaaaaatccaAAGGCAGTAAAGGTGATAGAAGTAATAGCTCGGCAAAACACACCGATACAgatgagcataataataataacaaaaa aggaaataaggaaagagaaagagaaagatctaaTAACACAAGAAGCAGCAATGGCAGCAGTGCCAGCAGTAGCTGTAGCACTGtcagcaacagtagcagtagcagcaatagcagcaCAAGTGGCAGTAGTAGCAGCTCAAGTAACGGTCTGGGAGTGGATATGGTGAACCACAGTGTGAGTCCTGTGGTGACATCGTCTCCATCCTCGGCACACGAGAGCTGCACCTCATCTGCCTCAACAACACCGCCACCTTCATTTGAtacccccatcatccctccctcacctcctcccagtTCCACGTCCCCCATGCCGGTATCCTGCGCGGGGGAGATCCCTCAGGAGGAGTCGTCCCCCTTACCCACACCGCCCTCGTCCCTATCGTCATCCTCAGaaccctcttcatctctcccgcTACCACAACAGTTTTCACGCTCGGCTGCCGCGGCTGCTTCACTCTTTTCGGACAACAGCAACAGTTTCTTTTCCTCTGGGCCTTCTCTTCCACTACAGCGAGccacaccaccacttccaccagcCTCGTccccacaacaacagcaacagctccACAACAGTCACACTAACagtcaacaacatcatcaacatcaacaacaacaacatcaacagcagcagcagcaacaacaacaacaacaacagcaacaacaacagcagcagcaacagcaacaacaacagcagcaacaacaacagcaacaacaacaacaacaacaacagcagcagcaacaacagcaacaacagcagcagcagcaacaacaacagcaacaacaacaacaacatcaacaacagcagcagcagcagcaacaacaacagcaacagcatcagcaGCCACATACACTGCACAGTGCTGCCCcaggtatgt aTTGGGCCAGTAAATCAGAAGTATTCAATATGGACAGTGTGTTTTCCTCCCAGAATCGCTCAAGTAACACTTGGAACTGTATATTTGATTTTGAAAAGGGTGAAGATATTCCAGGGATCAGTAATTTAGTTGACGATGAACTTGGTTTCGATCCATTTGAAGAAACTAACAAAGCACTAGCAGAAGatataaaaatagaacaaaagcaacaacaactacagcggCACCAGCAGCAACTCCAACAGAACCAACACAACCAACACCAAAATCCGCATCAGCATCCACATCTTCAacggcaacagcagcagcaacaacagcaacagcaacaacaattaagACAAGGGTTAAAATCAATGCTGGACTACTCGACTCCCAGCGGACAGTCTCGTGCCAGATTGCCACCTCCAGGTTTCAATGGCCTCAACAGCTTCAACTCCTTCGGAATGCCTAGACAGAATCAGCCCGAGCCCAGTAAACTCTTACCGCCATTCCTCAGTGGTCTAACGGGCAATCCTAGCTTAGGGACACAAGGACTGGGGTCCCAGCCTGGGGTGCCGCCTCTAAATGGCATGGTGAATTCCAATGGCCTAGGGATACCTCCGGGCCTGGGCGGAAACATCCTGGGCGGGGGTAACATGAGCGGGCTTGGGAATGGGGGTCTCCTGGGTGGCCTTGGAAATGGCCTGCCTCCACACCTCCTACCGCCCGCGTCCCTTCTAGGTATGGACACGCCTCTCAGTGCCTCACAAGGTCCTCCAGGTATAGGAATGCCCAAAGGAGATGCATTCCTCCTCAAAGATCTTGAGAATGGTCTTCGCAATATATTCCCAGCCATAAGTTCCGTTAGCACTATGAACACACTCAATACTGTCAACACACTCAACTCTCTGTCTGGAGCGGCCAACAACCCGACCTCACAAAATAATCCTCTTACAAGCTTCTTAAACATggctcaccaccaccaacagcagcaacagcagcatcaacaccaGCAGCACCaacaccagcagcagcaacagcatccTTCTCAGCATTCTCTTCTGCATCAGCTGACAATGAGCTCTCTGGCAAATTCCCACAAAG cATGGAGCAACAGTGGTGCTCCTGAC
- the LOC113808955 gene encoding probable serine/threonine-protein kinase yakA isoform X6 has product MSVLNLSEDMVECPLCMEPLEMDDLNFFPCTCGYQICRFCWHRIRTDENGLCPACRKAYPENPADFKPLSHEELQRIRQEKRQKDAQRKQKVTENRKHLANVRVVQKNLVFVVGLSTRLADAETLKKPDYFGKFGKIHKVVINHSTSYAGSQGPSASAYVTYQRAEDALRAIQAVNNIHVDGRTLKASLGTTKYCSHFMKNQQCPKPDCMYLHELGDESASFTKEEMQQGKHQEFEKKLQDHYLGISSSEKNSSSNPIPTPQPATSGNTTSSSSKRSAMGGGKENTAPKEQPAAALTPDPDSGEAWPSLNAIATKESKKSKGSKGDRSNSSAKHTDTDEHNNNNKKGNKERERERSNNTRSSNGSSASSSCSTVSNSSSSSNSSTSGSSSSSSNGLGVDMVNHSVSPVVTSSPSSAHESCTSSASTTPPPSFDTPIIPPSPPPSSTSPMPVSCAGEIPQEESSPLPTPPSSLSSSSEPSSSLPLPQQFSRSAAAAASLFSDNSNSFFSSGPSLPLQRATPPLPPASSPQQQQQLHNSHTNSQQHHQHQQQQHQQQQQQQQQQQQQQQQQQQQQQQQQQQQQQQQQQQQQQQQQQQQQQQQQQQQQQQQQHQQQQQQQQQQQQQHQQPHTLHSAAPDWASKSEVFNMDSVFSSQNRSSNTWNCIFDFEKGEDIPGISNLVDDELGFDPFEETNKALAEDIKIEQKQQQLQRHQQQLQQNQHNQHQNPHQHPHLQRQQQQQQQQQQQQLRQGLKSMLDYSTPSGQSRARLPPPGFNGLNSFNSFGMPRQNQPEPSKLLPPFLSGLTGNPSLGTQGLGSQPGVPPLNGMVNSNGLGIPPGLGGNILGGGNMSGLGNGGLLGGLGNGLPPHLLPPASLLGMDTPLSASQGPPGIGMPKGDAFLLKDLENGLRNIFPAISSVSTMNTLNTVNTLNSLSGAANNPTSQNNPLTSFLNMAHHHQQQQQQHQHQQHQHQQQQQHPSQHSLLHQLTMSSLANSHKAWSNSGAPDLTVLDPAIVSSGQLTDSRSDSPPHWMKTMEQLTEGGPHPLWNNLLPCNLTSGGLPSGLGPHTGPAGTAAPTQRSVAPMWPPTSPPPGFNNISPLHHPKQHEPHKIDNL; this is encoded by the exons ATGTCGGTGCTAAACTTAAGTGAGGATATGGTGGAGTGCCCACTATGTATGGAGCCGTTGGAGATGGACGACCTAAACTTCTTCCCGTGTACGTGCGGGTACCAAATATGTCGGTTCTGTTGGCATCGGATCCGGACAGACGAGAATGGTCTCTGCCCCGCCTGTCGGAAGGCCTACCCTGAAAACCCTGCAGACTTCAAGCCCTTATCGCATGAAGA ACTGCAGCGAATAAGGCAGGAAAAGCGTCAAAAGGATGCGCAACGTAAGCAAAAGGTGACGGAGAACCGAAAACACCTCGCCAATGTCCGTGTGGTGCAGAAGAACCTCGTGTTTGTGGTTGGTCTCTCTACGCGGCTAGCAGATGCGGAG acgTTAAAGAAACCAGATTACTTTGGGAAATTTGGAAAAATTCATAAAGTTGTTATAAACCACAGCACTAGTTATGCCGGGTCTCAG GGTCCAAGTGCATCAGCGTACGTCACCTATCAACGTGCAGAGGATGCACTTAGAGCTATCCAAGCTGTAAATAACATCCACGTGGATGGGCGGACGTTGAAGGCCTCCCTTGGTACCACCAAGTACTGCTCCCACTTCATGAAGAACCAGCAGTGCCCTAAACCAGACTGCATGTATCTTCATGAATTAG GAGATGAATCGGCAAGCTTTACGAAGGAGGAGATGCAGCAGGGTAAACATCAAGAGTTTGAAAAGAAGCTTCAAGACCATTACTTAGGGATATCTTCATCTGAAAAAAATAG tAGCAGCAACCCAATACCCACACCACAACCAGCCACCTCAGGAAATACCACTTCAAGTTCTAGTAAGCGTTCAGCaatgggtgggggtaaggagaaTACGGCCCCAAAAGAACAGCCGGCGGCAGCCCTTACCCCCGATCCCGACTCAGGCGAGGCATGGCCTTCTCTCAACGCAATAGCCaccaaagaaagtaaaaaatccaAAGGCAGTAAAGGTGATAGAAGTAATAGCTCGGCAAAACACACCGATACAgatgagcataataataataacaaaaa aggaaataaggaaagagaaagagaaagatctaaTAACACAAGAAGCAGCAATGGCAGCAGTGCCAGCAGTAGCTGTAGCACTGtcagcaacagtagcagtagcagcaatagcagcaCAAGTGGCAGTAGTAGCAGCTCAAGTAACGGTCTGGGAGTGGATATGGTGAACCACAGTGTGAGTCCTGTGGTGACATCGTCTCCATCCTCGGCACACGAGAGCTGCACCTCATCTGCCTCAACAACACCGCCACCTTCATTTGAtacccccatcatccctccctcacctcctcccagtTCCACGTCCCCCATGCCGGTATCCTGCGCGGGGGAGATCCCTCAGGAGGAGTCGTCCCCCTTACCCACACCGCCCTCGTCCCTATCGTCATCCTCAGaaccctcttcatctctcccgcTACCACAACAGTTTTCACGCTCGGCTGCCGCGGCTGCTTCACTCTTTTCGGACAACAGCAACAGTTTCTTTTCCTCTGGGCCTTCTCTTCCACTACAGCGAGccacaccaccacttccaccagcCTCGTccccacaacaacagcaacagctccACAACAGTCACACTAACagtcaacaacatcatcaacatcaacaacaacaacatcaacagcagcagcagcaacaacaacaacaacaacagcaacaacaacagcagcagcaacagcaacaacaacagcagcaacaacaacagcaacaacaacaacaacaacaacagcagcagcaacaacagcaacaacagcagcagcagcaacaacaacagcaacaacaacaacaacatcaacaacagcagcagcagcagcaacaacaacagcaacagcatcagcaGCCACATACACTGCACAGTGCTGCCCcag aTTGGGCCAGTAAATCAGAAGTATTCAATATGGACAGTGTGTTTTCCTCCCAGAATCGCTCAAGTAACACTTGGAACTGTATATTTGATTTTGAAAAGGGTGAAGATATTCCAGGGATCAGTAATTTAGTTGACGATGAACTTGGTTTCGATCCATTTGAAGAAACTAACAAAGCACTAGCAGAAGatataaaaatagaacaaaagcaacaacaactacagcggCACCAGCAGCAACTCCAACAGAACCAACACAACCAACACCAAAATCCGCATCAGCATCCACATCTTCAacggcaacagcagcagcaacaacagcaacagcaacaacaattaagACAAGGGTTAAAATCAATGCTGGACTACTCGACTCCCAGCGGACAGTCTCGTGCCAGATTGCCACCTCCAGGTTTCAATGGCCTCAACAGCTTCAACTCCTTCGGAATGCCTAGACAGAATCAGCCCGAGCCCAGTAAACTCTTACCGCCATTCCTCAGTGGTCTAACGGGCAATCCTAGCTTAGGGACACAAGGACTGGGGTCCCAGCCTGGGGTGCCGCCTCTAAATGGCATGGTGAATTCCAATGGCCTAGGGATACCTCCGGGCCTGGGCGGAAACATCCTGGGCGGGGGTAACATGAGCGGGCTTGGGAATGGGGGTCTCCTGGGTGGCCTTGGAAATGGCCTGCCTCCACACCTCCTACCGCCCGCGTCCCTTCTAGGTATGGACACGCCTCTCAGTGCCTCACAAGGTCCTCCAGGTATAGGAATGCCCAAAGGAGATGCATTCCTCCTCAAAGATCTTGAGAATGGTCTTCGCAATATATTCCCAGCCATAAGTTCCGTTAGCACTATGAACACACTCAATACTGTCAACACACTCAACTCTCTGTCTGGAGCGGCCAACAACCCGACCTCACAAAATAATCCTCTTACAAGCTTCTTAAACATggctcaccaccaccaacagcagcaacagcagcatcaacaccaGCAGCACCaacaccagcagcagcaacagcatccTTCTCAGCATTCTCTTCTGCATCAGCTGACAATGAGCTCTCTGGCAAATTCCCACAAAG cATGGAGCAACAGTGGTGCTCCTGAC